One Scyliorhinus torazame isolate Kashiwa2021f chromosome 17, sScyTor2.1, whole genome shotgun sequence genomic window, TGTCTTACCTTGCTTCTTGAGCTGCATGTTTACTTCTGTTTCGAGACTTAGATCCTGATTTTCCATCTCCACCTTTTGGCCAAGGCAGCTGCTCTCTGTCGCTTTAAAGTCAGGTTCTAGGTAGGTTATCCCCAAGTCAGCTGATTTTGAGAAGGAAGGATTCCTCTTCGCCTCAGATCCCAGATTTTCCTTTGCCTGTGGAGTCGACATGGGATCCTCGCTCGGTGTGGAATTCCACGTGTGCTTTGCTTGGAAACCTGGAGCAGAGGTTCGAGCAGGAGCAGCGACTTGGACGGTCTGTGGCTGGGCCGCCAATCTGAACTGGGCCATCGGATGAGCGGTGCGCGAGCTGGACTCTGCAGTCACAGCAGGGGGAGCGAATTCCCCGGAATGCTGCATATTACTGCGCACGGAGATCTTGGAAGCAGCCTGCTTCGATCTTGCTGAGGAAACTGGGGAAGAACTTCCACTTGCCACATTCTGGCTCATTTGTGACCTTGGCTGCGTTCTTACTGTAATACTGGTGTCTGCGATCGGAGTCTCCAGAGCTTTATTCATGGAGTCAACAATATTGTTGGAAAAATAATTATTAGGCACTGACCTTTCTCGTGGACTGTGCATAGAATTCAACCGGAAACTGGAGAAGGTGTCAGCTGAAGTGACCCCCGGCTCTCTCTGTCCCATTCTTGCATTTGGCCCTTGGCCTGGCATAGTGCTTTGTGCAAGCTGAGACCTTGCCACGGGATGCAGAGGTGCACTCGATTTAAGCAATAGATTGGGTGGCGGTTTGTTTTCCAGAGTCAGGTCTTCATCGGCAATGTGCAGAGCAAGGGATGGCATGGAAATGTGACTGGCTGTGCCTGCATTCCCAGAGGCCGGAGGTGACTCCACCTCTGGAGGGAACATGTTTCCCTGTGAGGAATGTTTCTTCAAAGCTGCCGACGGCGCCAAGTTTGCTTTAGTACCCAAATCATTGTGTCCCACTGGACTTTGAAGTGGGCTCGACATGTAGTTTAATCTTGAAGACGGCGAATACACAAGGCTAGATGTCGAACCATGCAGGCGGTCATTACCGATATCAGGCCTGGAAGAGGGAGTGAAGCCATTTGGGTTTATTGTGTTCTGGAAGGAGGAGACGCGAGCTAAAGTGGCAGCTGTACTCCCGTTAGCTCTGGGCAGCGGTTTGGAGCCTTGATTGAAGGACTGGCTTGAAGTAATTTTTCTATATTGGGGTGAGCCAGGCGCTGGACTAGAACTTGAATTCCTACCGATCCTCGTGTAACAAGAAGGCGGAGAAGGAGTGCTGGGAACAAAGCTTTCAGTGGCCTTGGATGACAACATAGGCACTGGGCCAGGAGT contains:
- the LOC140394417 gene encoding uncharacterized protein isoform X2, with the translated sequence MPIVRSNLAELQLSALKRSFEIDDVDDGPSFSPTSPLNSPFTPGPVPMLSSKATESFVPSTPSPPSCYTRIGRNSSSSPAPGSPQYRKITSSQSFNQGSKPLPRANGSTAATLARVSSFQNTINPNGFTPSSRPDIGNDRLHGSTSSLVYSPSSRLNYMSSPLQSPVGHNDLGTKANLAPSAALKKHSSQGNMFPPEVESPPASGNAGTASHISMPSLALHIADEDLTLENKPPPNLLLKSSAPLHPVARSQLAQSTMPGQGPNARMGQREPGVTSADTFSSFRLNSMHSPRERSVPNNYFSNNIVDSMNKALETPIADTSITVRTQPRSQMSQNVASGSSSPVSSARSKQAASKISVRSNMQHSGEFAPPAVTAESSSRTAHPMAQFRLAAQPQTVQVAAPARTSAPGFQAKHTWNSTPSEDPMSTPQAKENLGSEAKRNPSFSKSADLGITYLEPDFKATESSCLGQKVEMENQDLSLETEVNMQLKKQGLELKEVKTKMAERTQETGVVCSADFKKDSTGSDLFGYVGIEAVLDQMRRKAMKTGFEFNIMVVGESGLGKSTLVNTLFKSKVSRKSCTPNFVEKIPRTVELQTISHIIEEKGVKMNLTVIDTPGFGDQINNENCWEPIVKYINEQYEKYLREEININRKRRIPDTRIHCCVYFVPPTGHWLRPLDIEFMNRLDKIVNIVPVIAKADTLTLDERREFKQRIRQDLRNYSISVYPQTEFDEDPEDKLLNDTVREKIPFAVVGTDQEHQVNGKKILGRKTKWGIIEVENDAHCEFANLRDLLIRSHLQDLKDVTHKIHYETYRVRRLNESNGIVKGLPKENYVATKVELENNL
- the LOC140394417 gene encoding uncharacterized protein isoform X1, whose protein sequence is MSELSVNDHLEGILSDFEALKRSFEIDDVDDGPSFSPTSPLNSPFTPGPVPMLSSKATESFVPSTPSPPSCYTRIGRNSSSSPAPGSPQYRKITSSQSFNQGSKPLPRANGSTAATLARVSSFQNTINPNGFTPSSRPDIGNDRLHGSTSSLVYSPSSRLNYMSSPLQSPVGHNDLGTKANLAPSAALKKHSSQGNMFPPEVESPPASGNAGTASHISMPSLALHIADEDLTLENKPPPNLLLKSSAPLHPVARSQLAQSTMPGQGPNARMGQREPGVTSADTFSSFRLNSMHSPRERSVPNNYFSNNIVDSMNKALETPIADTSITVRTQPRSQMSQNVASGSSSPVSSARSKQAASKISVRSNMQHSGEFAPPAVTAESSSRTAHPMAQFRLAAQPQTVQVAAPARTSAPGFQAKHTWNSTPSEDPMSTPQAKENLGSEAKRNPSFSKSADLGITYLEPDFKATESSCLGQKVEMENQDLSLETEVNMQLKKQGLELKEVKTKMAERTQETGVVCSADFKKDSTGSDLFGYVGIEAVLDQMRRKAMKTGFEFNIMVVGESGLGKSTLVNTLFKSKVSRKSCTPNFVEKIPRTVELQTISHIIEEKGVKMNLTVIDTPGFGDQINNENCWEPIVKYINEQYEKYLREEININRKRRIPDTRIHCCVYFVPPTGHWLRPLDIEFMNRLDKIVNIVPVIAKADTLTLDERREFKQRIRQDLRNYSISVYPQTEFDEDPEDKLLNDTVREKIPFAVVGTDQEHQVNGKKILGRKTKWGIIEVENDAHCEFANLRDLLIRSHLQDLKDVTHKIHYETYRVRRLNESNGIVKGLPKENYVATKVELENNL